The genome window AGAGAATAGAACTTGTTGTTATTAGCTCCGATAAAGGACTTTGCGGTGCTTTTAATGCCAATATAATCAGGGCTGTTAATAAGTTTGCCCGCGAAAAAATGGAGCAAGGAATAGAGGTAAGTCTTACTGCTGTTGGAAACAAAGCTTGTCAATTTTTCACTAAATACTCTAAGCTGAAAGTTCGTAAAGAAATAAAAGACATTTTTAGAAGGATTGGTCTACCTCTTGCAAACGAAATTAGTGAAGATCTTTACTTAGGTTATATATCTGAATACTTTGATGAAGTTTACCTTGTTTACAACAAGTTTGTTAACGCTCTTACTCAGGAAGTAACTTTTGAAAAGATTTTGCCTCTTTCTATAGATGCTGAAAATGAACCTGTTGCCGAGTATACAGTTGGTCCTGATGAAAGTGTAGTTGAGGAAGCAGTAAAAGCTTACGTATCTGCAATTGTTCTTAAAGCTCTTAAAGAGTCTGAAACTTCTGAACATGCAGCACGTATGACTGCTATGGATAATGCTACAAAGAACACGGAAGACCTCATTAAGAAGCTCACAATTTCCTTTAACAAAGCAAGACAAGCCGCTATTACAAAAGAGCTTATAGAAATTACAACTGCTATTGAAGCAATGAAATAATTGGGAGGATAGATATGGCAGAACATAAAGGTAGAATCGTTCAGATTGTTGGACCTGTTATAGATGTTGAGTTTCCAGATGGGCATCTTCCAAAAATATATCACGCTTTAAGAGTTCCTAACGTTAAGCAGATTACTTGGGATGGGAAGGTTAAGACTGGCGATCTTATGCTTGAAGTTCACCAGCAACTTGGCGAAAACAGAGTAAGATGTGTAGCTTTCGGTGCTACTGAAGGTCTTAAGAGAGGAATGGAAGTTATCGATACTGGAGATTACCTCAAAGTTCCAGTAGGACATGCTACAAGAGGAAGAATCTTTAACGTAGTTGGTGAACCAATCGATGACCAAGGTCCTGTTGAGGCTGAAGAATACTGGCCAATTCACAGACCAACTCCACCACTTACAGAGCAAAAATCTACTGCAGAAATTTTTGAAACAGGTATTAAAGTAATTGACCTTCTTGAGCCATACGCCAAGGGTGGAAAGACAGGACTATTCGGTGGTGCTGGAGTTGGAAAGACAGTTCTTCTTATGGAGCTTATTCACAACGTTGCAATGAAGCACGGAGGTTTCTCCGTATTTGCTGGAGTTGGTGAAAGAACAAGGGAAGGTACAGACCTTTGGCTTGAAATGAAAGAATCTGGTGTTCTTCAAAATACAGTTCTTGTTTACGGTCAGGTGAACGAGCCACCAGGAAACAGGTGGCGTGTTGCGATGACCGGTGTTACTATGGCTGAATACTTTAGAGATGTAGAAGGAAGAGACGTTCTATTCTTCGTAGATAACATGTTTAGATTTATTCAGGCTGGTTCTGAAGTTTCAGCTCTACTTGGAAGAATTCCTTCTGAGGTTGGATACCAGCCAACACTTGCCACAGAAGTAGGAGCTCTTCAAGAAAGAATTACTTCTACAAAGAAGGGTTCTATTACTTCTGTTCAAGCTATTTACGTTCCTGCTGACGACTTTACAGACCCAGCTCCATTTACACTCTTTGCTCACCTTGACGCTACAACCGTTCTTTCAAGATCTCTTGCTGAGCAAGGTATTTACCCAGCAGTTGATCCTCTTGAGTCAACATCAAGAATGCTTGATCCACAAATCGTAGGAGAAAGACACTACAGGGTTGCAAGAGAAGTTCAAAGATACCTCCAAAGATACAAGGAACTCCTTGAAATCATTGCTATCCTTGGTATGGAAGAGCTTTCTGAAGAGGATAAACTCGTTGTTCATAGAGCAAGAAGAATTCAGCTCTTCCTCACACAGCCATTCCACGTTGCTGAAGTATTCACAGGAATGCCTGGTAGGTACGTAACCATTGAGGAAACAATTGAAGGATTTGAAATGATCATTAACGGTGAACTTGACCACCTCCCAGAAAACGCATTCTACATGGTTGGAAACATCCAAGAGGCAATAGAGAAAGGAGAGAAGCTTCTAAAAGAAGCTGGTGCTAAGTAAGGGGTGAATAATGGCTACTGTTAGAGGAATTCCAGCAGAGATGGATTTACTCTTAGCTTCCTCTACTGGGAAGCATATTGAAGCGAAAGTAAAGGAAATTTACATAGAAACCGATGACGGTGACCTTGGCGTTCTGCCAGGTCACCAACCTGAATTCTATTCTGTAAGCGCTGGCGTTTTAAAGTTTAAGGATGTTGAAGGAAAAGAAGAAGAAAAAGTTCTTTTCAAAGGTTTTGTTCAAATAGAACCTGAAATTGTAAGAATAGGAGTTGAGGACTTTTTTGATCCCAATAAACTTGATGTTGAAAGGATAGAAAAGGAAATTTCTGCTATCAAAGAAAAGCTTGAATCTTTATCTCCTGAAGGAGAAAGTATCCGCGGAAAACTGGAAACTGTAGTAGCTAAACTTGAAAATCTATTAGAGAGGTCCCGCTAAGGGCCTCTTTTTTTCATTGCTCTTAGACCTACTATTCCTACTATCATTCCAACCAGTAAAGTTCCAACAACTACATATAGTGTTTTTGTAGTTCTTTCAGAGAGTCCATTATCAAGTTTAGGGATTTGTTCTTTTGTTAACTTTGGACGAACTTCGATTATTTTTCCTGATTCCATTCTTATTTTTATAACTTCAACTTCTTTACCATTTTTATCGATCCAAGCTTCTGTAGGTTTGTCTTTTGAAAAAGAAAAATGCGTAAAGCTTAAGAATATTAGAATAAAGACAGCCAAAAATCTTTTCATTTTTCCTCCTTAAAAGCTTATTTTCATTTTAACAATTTATAGTTCACTTTCTTGACAATTTCCTTTTACTTTAGTAAATTTCCGTTCACCCGCTACATTTTCGGCGTTTTCCCAAAAACGCCAAATTATTGGAGGAATACTGATGAAGACCTTTATGTTGAGAAAGGAAGACGTTCAGAGGGACTGGTACGTTGTAGATGCTACTGGCAAAACTCTTGGTAGACTTGCAAGTGAGATAGCAAAAATCTTAATGGGTAAGCACAAGCCAACTTACACTCCTCACGTTGACAACGGAGATTTTGTTGTAGTTGTAAACGCTGAAAAGATCTTTGTAACAGGTAAAAAGCTTGAAAAGAAGATCTACTACAAGCACACAGGATACATGGGACACCTTAAAGAGACAACTTTAAAAGAGATGCTTCAGAAGAAGCCTGAAGAAGTTATCAGACTTGCTGTTAGAGGAATGCTTCCTAAGAACAAATTAAGAAAAAGAAGAATGAAAAGACTTAAAGTTTACGCAGGACCAAACCATCCACACACTGCACAAAATCCTAAACCTATCGAGCTTTAACGGAGGAGTAAATGGCTGAAGAAATTAGATATTATGGAACAGGAAAAAGAAAAACAGCTATTGCAAGGGTATGGCTTATTCCTAACGGAGAAGGAAAGGTAATTATCAGGCTCTCTAAGAATAAAGAGGTTGATGCTGCTACATATTTTGGGAGACTTGCACTTTTAAAGATAATGGAACAACCTTTTGAAGTAACAGGAACAACTGGAAGATTTAACGTTCTTTGCACTGTAAAGGGTGGTGGAAAGTCTGCTCAAGCTGACGCTATTAAGTATGGAATTGCAAAGGCCCTTCTTGCCTTCAATCCTGAGTTAAGACAAACTCTCAAGAAAGCAGGTTTCCTCACAAGAGATGCAAGAATCAAGGAAAGAAAGAAGTACGGTCAGAGAGGAGCTCGTGCAAGGTACCAGTGGTCCAAGCGTTAAGATATCTATTATCGGTGCTTCTGGATATACAGGGGCGGAACTTCTCCGCCTCTTATCATTTCATCCAAAAGTGGAAGTTGTTTGTGTAACATCAAGGCAGTTTAAAGGTTCTAAGGTTGGTGAAGTTTTCCCTCACTTCTTGCAAAGTCCTTATGAAAACTTAACTTTTGAAGAATTAAACTGTGAAAAAATATCTAAGATTAGTGATGTAGTTTTCTGCTGTCTCCCCCATAAAGCTTCTTTTTCAGTTGTAAAGGAACTTTACGAACTTAATCCAGATTTAAAGATTATTGACTTTAGTGCCGATTTTCGCTTTAAGACACCTGAAAAATATGAAAAGGTTTACGGAGTAGTTCATACTGCTAAAGAGCTTTTTAAGAAAGCGACCTATGGACTTCCAGAGATAAATAGAGAGGAAATAAAAAAGAAAAACATAATAGCTAATCCTGGTTGTTATCCAACGAGCATAATTTTGGGACTCTATCCTGCTAAGGAAAAGGGACTAATAGATACCTCCTTTCCTGTAATTGCTGACAGTAAATCAGGAGTTACAGGAGCAGGAAGGAAAGCAACTCTTTCGTTTACTTATTGTGAGGTGAATGAGTCGTTCAAAGCTTACGGAGTAGAAGGACATAGACACGCTCCTGAAATAGCCGAAAAGTTGGATTTAGGTCTTTTAAGGTTTACTCCTCATTTGGTTCCAATGAACAGAGGAATTCTTTCAACAATTTACTTTAAAACTAAAGCTTCAAAAGAGGAACTTCAGAAAGTTTATGAAGAATTTTACAAAGATGAATACTTTGTTAGGGTAAGGAATACTCCACCAAAAACTTCTGATGTTGCTGGTACGAACTTTTGCGATATTTATGTAACGAAAGATGAGGAAAACGGACTTGGCGTTGTGGTTTCTGTTATTGACAATATAGGGAAGGGGGCTTCTGGTCAGGCTGTCCAAAACATGAACATAGTTTGCAGTTTCCCAGAAACTACCGGTCTTGAGATTTTTTCAAACTGGATATAGTTTTTTCTTTAAGGATGAAGGATAAAATAGTCATTAAAGGTGCACGTCAACATAACTTAAAGAATATTAATCTTGAAATTCCAAAAAATAAACTAGTGGTTATTACTGGAGTTTCCGGTTCCGGAAAATCATCACTTGCCTTTGACACCCTTTATGCTGAAGGACAAAGACGATACGTTGAAAGTCTTTCGGCTTACGCAAGGCAGTTTCTAGAACTTATGGAAAAGCCAGATGTAGACATAATAGAAGGTCTCTCTCCTGCAATTTCCATTGAACAAAAAACGGTATCTAAGAATCCCCGTTCAACGGTAGGAACAACTACAGAAATTCACGACTACTTAAGAGTTCTCTTTGCAAGGGTTGGAACTCCTTACTGTCCAAAGTGTAACATTCCGATAGAACCTCAAACTGTACAAAGTATAGTTGACAGAATATTAAAACTCGAAGGAAAAAGAATAGTTCTTATTTCCCCTGTTGTTAGAGAGAGAAAAGGTGAGCACAGGGAACTTATAGAAAGGCTTTTTAAACAAGGCTTTAGAAGGCTAAGAATTGATGGTAAAGAGTACAGAATAGAAGAAGCTTTGGAACTTTCTTTAGAGAAGAAGGTAAAGCATACAATAGAAGTCATTGTTGATAGACTAAAGGTAAGCCAAAAGGACAAAACACGAATTGCCGATTCTGTGGAGATAGCTGTTAGACTTTCTGACGGTCTTATAACGGTTCTTGACTACGATACGAAAAGAGAAGAAACCTATTCAACAAAGGGGGCTTGTCCTATTTGCGGTTTTAGTTTCAAGGAAATTTCCCCAAGACTTTTTTCTTTTAACAGTCCCCTTGGAGCGTGTTCTTCCTGTGGAGGGCTTGGGTTTAGGATGAAAGTTGACGAGAACCTTCTTATTGATTGGGATAGACCTATTTTAGAAGCGATAGAACTTACAGAAAAAGCAAAGTTTGAGTATCTTAAAGATTTGCTTTTAACAGGTTGTGAAGTTTTGGGGATATCTCCTTACGCTAAATTTTCTGAACTTTCTAAGAAAGAAAGAGATTTTCTTCTTTTCAGTGAAAAAACAAATATGCGAGTTTTTAACACCGTTCCATATTCTCGTGGAAACTATAGGCCTTACTACTTTGAGGGGATTGTAAGACATCTTGAAAGACGTTATATGGAGTCTGAATCTGATTACGTAAAAGAACTTATAGAACCGTATCTTGTAGAAGCTGAATGTGAAACTTGTAAAGGAAAGAGGTTAAACCAAGAAGCACTTTCGGTAAAAATAAAAGGTTTTAATATTGCTGACCTTGAATCTATGACGATAAGGAAACTTTACGAATTTTTTGAGTCTTTAAAGTTTTCTGGTC of Desulfurobacteriaceae bacterium contains these proteins:
- the atpG gene encoding ATP synthase F1 subunit gamma, yielding MPGMREIKAKIKSLKGTKRITAAMKAVSAAKLRKAQVDLFNIRPYADVMKGMVEGLYLRENSAIHSIFAVRPVKRIELVVISSDKGLCGAFNANIIRAVNKFAREKMEQGIEVSLTAVGNKACQFFTKYSKLKVRKEIKDIFRRIGLPLANEISEDLYLGYISEYFDEVYLVYNKFVNALTQEVTFEKILPLSIDAENEPVAEYTVGPDESVVEEAVKAYVSAIVLKALKESETSEHAARMTAMDNATKNTEDLIKKLTISFNKARQAAITKELIEITTAIEAMK
- the atpD gene encoding F0F1 ATP synthase subunit beta, which translates into the protein MAEHKGRIVQIVGPVIDVEFPDGHLPKIYHALRVPNVKQITWDGKVKTGDLMLEVHQQLGENRVRCVAFGATEGLKRGMEVIDTGDYLKVPVGHATRGRIFNVVGEPIDDQGPVEAEEYWPIHRPTPPLTEQKSTAEIFETGIKVIDLLEPYAKGGKTGLFGGAGVGKTVLLMELIHNVAMKHGGFSVFAGVGERTREGTDLWLEMKESGVLQNTVLVYGQVNEPPGNRWRVAMTGVTMAEYFRDVEGRDVLFFVDNMFRFIQAGSEVSALLGRIPSEVGYQPTLATEVGALQERITSTKKGSITSVQAIYVPADDFTDPAPFTLFAHLDATTVLSRSLAEQGIYPAVDPLESTSRMLDPQIVGERHYRVAREVQRYLQRYKELLEIIAILGMEELSEEDKLVVHRARRIQLFLTQPFHVAEVFTGMPGRYVTIEETIEGFEMIINGELDHLPENAFYMVGNIQEAIEKGEKLLKEAGAK
- a CDS encoding F0F1 ATP synthase subunit epsilon, with the protein product MATVRGIPAEMDLLLASSTGKHIEAKVKEIYIETDDGDLGVLPGHQPEFYSVSAGVLKFKDVEGKEEEKVLFKGFVQIEPEIVRIGVEDFFDPNKLDVERIEKEISAIKEKLESLSPEGESIRGKLETVVAKLENLLERSR
- the rplM gene encoding 50S ribosomal protein L13 is translated as MKTFMLRKEDVQRDWYVVDATGKTLGRLASEIAKILMGKHKPTYTPHVDNGDFVVVVNAEKIFVTGKKLEKKIYYKHTGYMGHLKETTLKEMLQKKPEEVIRLAVRGMLPKNKLRKRRMKRLKVYAGPNHPHTAQNPKPIEL
- the rpsI gene encoding 30S ribosomal protein S9, whose amino-acid sequence is MAEEIRYYGTGKRKTAIARVWLIPNGEGKVIIRLSKNKEVDAATYFGRLALLKIMEQPFEVTGTTGRFNVLCTVKGGGKSAQADAIKYGIAKALLAFNPELRQTLKKAGFLTRDARIKERKKYGQRGARARYQWSKR
- the argC gene encoding N-acetyl-gamma-glutamyl-phosphate reductase, whose protein sequence is MQGTSGPSVKISIIGASGYTGAELLRLLSFHPKVEVVCVTSRQFKGSKVGEVFPHFLQSPYENLTFEELNCEKISKISDVVFCCLPHKASFSVVKELYELNPDLKIIDFSADFRFKTPEKYEKVYGVVHTAKELFKKATYGLPEINREEIKKKNIIANPGCYPTSIILGLYPAKEKGLIDTSFPVIADSKSGVTGAGRKATLSFTYCEVNESFKAYGVEGHRHAPEIAEKLDLGLLRFTPHLVPMNRGILSTIYFKTKASKEELQKVYEEFYKDEYFVRVRNTPPKTSDVAGTNFCDIYVTKDEENGLGVVVSVIDNIGKGASGQAVQNMNIVCSFPETTGLEIFSNWI